The Terriglobales bacterium DNA segment AAGCGGCGGTGGAAGGGGAGATCGCCGACGGCCCGGGAGCGCACCGGGGCTTCGGAGAGGGCGTGGGTGTTCATGGCGTCACTCCTTGCTGCCCGCCGACGATGGCGACGAACAGGTCGGCGATGCCGGGCGTGCGGACCTCGCCGAGCGCCGCCAGCCGCTCCCGCTCGACGCCTTCGAACAGCATCACCGTGCGGCCGAGCGACTGGCGCTCCGCGATCGGGCGCAGAGCGCGCGCCGCCGCCACCTGTTCCGGCTTGGCCGCGAGTTCGGCGAAACGCGCTTCCACCTCTTCCATGGTGCGCCTGAAAACGATTCGCCCGCGGTCGATGAACATGAGGTCGGTGAGCACGTGCTCGACCTCTTCGACCTGGTGCGTGGCCACGACGATGGTGCGCGTGCCTTCAAAGTAGTCGTTGAGCAGGGAATCGTAGAACTGCTTGCGGAACAGGATGTCGAGGCCGAGGGTGGGCTCGTCGAGCACCAGCAGGCGGACATCGATGGCCATGACGATGGCCAGGTGAAGCTGCGTCACCATGCCCTTCGACAGCTCGCGCACCTTGCTGGCGCTCTTGACGGTGGTCCGCTGCAGGAAGCTCTCGGCTTTGGCGCGGTCGAAACCCGGGTGCACGCCGGCGACGCAGTCGAGCAACTGGGCCACGCGGATCCAGCGCGGGAGCACGGCGACGTCGGCGATGAAGCAGACGTCGCGCATCAGCCGCTCGCGTTCGCGCCAGGGATCGCGGCCCAGGACGCGCAGCTCGCCCTCATAGGAAGTCAAGCCGAGGATGGCGTTCAGCGCCGTCGTCTTGCCGGCGCCATTGGGGCCGATGAGACCCAGGATGCGGCCCTCCTCGACCTGCAGGTCGATGCCGTCGACCGCGACGGTGGCGCCATAGGTCTTGCGCAGGCCTCGTGCTTCGATGCAGCTCATTTCACGTCTCTCCCTGCCTATTTCTTCTTCGGGCGGCGGCCGTTGAGCAAGTCCTCCGCCGTCAGTCCCAGCCGCTCGATGCGCTCGTGGATCTGCGGCCACTCCTGGTTGAGGAACCTCTCGCGCTCCCCCTTGAGCAGCAGGGCGCGCGCTCCTTCGCGGACAAAGAGGCCGAGCCCGCGACGTTTCTCGACCAGTTCCTGGTCCACCAATTCCTGATAACCCTTCAGGACCGTGAGCGGATTCACGCGATACTCGGCGGCCACGTTGCGCACCGACGGCAGCGGATCGCCCTCCTTCAGCACGCCGTCGAGGATCATCGCCACCACGCGGTCGCGCAGCTGGCGGTAGATCGGCTGGCTGTCGTTCCACTCACGGTCCATCAGGTCTTCCCTGGGAGCCCCACCATACCAGAGATACCGCGTGCGTCAGTTCACCCGGCGGAGGTCGAAGCGCGCGTGGATCACCTGGTCGCCGGGAAGAATGAAGGTCCACTCCTCCTTGTGGTGATTGGCGTCGATCAGGGTGAAGGACGAGCCATGCATGTGTCCCCGCTTGGGGCTGCCACTGATGTCCACGAACTGGAAGTCGATGGTTTTGCCATCGGGAGACGCCTTCCCGATCATGTGCGGCCGGTTGCCGGCGTCGCAGTAGTGGACCAGGTTGAGTTGGTCGTCGTTGAGGTAAAGCATGGT contains these protein-coding regions:
- a CDS encoding GntR family transcriptional regulator, whose product is MDREWNDSQPIYRQLRDRVVAMILDGVLKEGDPLPSVRNVAAEYRVNPLTVLKGYQELVDQELVEKRRGLGLFVREGARALLLKGERERFLNQEWPQIHERIERLGLTAEDLLNGRRPKKK
- a CDS encoding ABC transporter ATP-binding protein, translating into MSCIEARGLRKTYGATVAVDGIDLQVEEGRILGLIGPNGAGKTTALNAILGLTSYEGELRVLGRDPWRERERLMRDVCFIADVAVLPRWIRVAQLLDCVAGVHPGFDRAKAESFLQRTTVKSASKVRELSKGMVTQLHLAIVMAIDVRLLVLDEPTLGLDILFRKQFYDSLLNDYFEGTRTIVVATHQVEEVEHVLTDLMFIDRGRIVFRRTMEEVEARFAELAAKPEQVAAARALRPIAERQSLGRTVMLFEGVERERLAALGEVRTPGIADLFVAIVGGQQGVTP